A section of the Hevea brasiliensis isolate MT/VB/25A 57/8 chromosome 17, ASM3005281v1, whole genome shotgun sequence genome encodes:
- the LOC110648114 gene encoding subtilisin-like protease SBT2.5 codes for MKVVQLLCSILVLLVLLPTGKPEIYIVTVDGEPVISYRGGVPGFDPIAVDTDEKIDTTSQLVTSYAQHLEEKHDMLLGSLLDHGTYKKLYSYRHLINGFAVHISPEQAETLRCAPGVKSVERDWKVRRLTTHTPQFLGLPTGVWPTGGGFDRAGENIVIGFVDSGIYPHHPSFATYNTDPYEPVPQYRGKCEVDPDTKKDFCNGKIIGAQHFAEAAIAAGAFNPSIDFASPMDGDGHGSHIAAIAAGNNGIPVRMHDHEFGKASGMAPRARIAVYKALYRLFGGFIADVVAAIDQAVHDGVDILNLSVGPNSPPATTKTTFLNPFDATLLAAVKAGVFVAQAAGNGGPFPKTLVSYSPWITSVAAAIDDRRYKNHLTLGNGKILPGIGLSPSTNPNQTYTLVAANDVLLDSSVMKYSPSDCQRPELLNKNLVKGNILLCGYSFNFVAGTASIKKVSEAAKSLGAIGFVLAVENVSPGTKFDPVPVGIPEILITEVSKSMALIDYYNISTPRDWTARVKSFNATGSIGDGLMPILHKSAPQVALFSARGPNIKDFSFQDADLLKPDILAPGSLIWAAWSPNGTDEPNYVGEGFAMISGTSMAAPHIAGIAALVKQKHPHWSPAAIRSALMTTATQQDRAGSPLQAQQYSETEAMKLVAATPFDYGSGHVNPRAALDPGLIFDAGYEDYLGFLCTTPGIDSHAIKNYTNSPCNYTMSHPSNFNNPSITVSHLVKTQTVTRTVTNVAEEETYVITARMQPSIAIEATPSAMTLKPGASRKFSVSLTVRSVTGTYSFGEIFMKGSRGHKVRIPVVAKGYWR; via the exons ATGAAGGTGGTTCAGCTTTTGTGCTCAATTCTTGTTTTGTTGGTCCTCCTGCCTACTGGGAAACCAGAGATTTATATTGTTACAGTGGATGGGGAGCCTGTCATAAGTTATAGAGGAGGTGTCCCTGGCTTTGATCCCATTGCTGTAGATACTGATGAGAAGATTGACACCACCAG TCAATTGGTCACATCCTATGCTCAGCATCTTGAAGAGAAACATGACATGCTTCTTGGTTCACTGTTGGACCATGGAACGTACAAGAAACTCTACAGCTATAGGCATCTTATAAATGGTTTTGCTGTTCATATATCCCCTGAACAG GCAGAAACCCTAAGGTGTGCCCCAGGAGTGAAGTCTGTGGAGAGAGATTGGAAGGTGAGGAGACTCACAACACATACTCCACAGTTTTTGGGGCTTCCAACTGGTGTTTGGCCAACAGGAGGTGGGTTTGACAGGGCTGGAGAGAACATTGTGATAGGATTTGTTGACTCTGGAATTTATCCTCACCATCCAAGCTTTGCAACATACAACACTGATCCATATGAGCCTGTTCCACAGTACAGAGGAAAATGTGAAGTTGATCCTGATACTAAGAAAGACTTTTGCAATGGAAAGATTATTGGCGCCCAACATTTTGCTGAAGCTGCTATAGCAGCTGGGGCTTTCAACCCTTCTATTGATTTTGCTTCTCCCATGGATGGTGACGGACATGGAAG CCATATAGCTGCTATTGCAGCAGGAAATAATGGTATTCCTGTGAGAATGCATGACCATGAATTTGGGAAAGCAAGTGGGATGGCTCCTCGTGCTAG GATTGCTGTATATAAGGCACTCTACAGGCTTTTTGGAGGCTTTATTGCAGACGTAGTAGCTGCTATTGATCAG GCTGTTCATGATGGAGTTGATATACTCAATCTCTCAGTGGGTCCTAATAGCCCTCCAGCAACCACCAAGACAACATTTTTAAATCCCTTTGATGCTACGCTTCTTGCAGCTGTGAAAGCTGGTGTATTTGTTGCACAGGCGGCTGGTAATGGAGGTCCCTTCCCTAAAACATTGGTTTCTTATAGTCCCTGGATAACATCTGTAGCAGCTGCCATTGATGATCGGAGATACAAGAACCATCTGACTCTTGGAAATGGAAAAATTTTACCTGGAATTGGATTGTCAC CCTCTACAAATCCAAATCAAACATATACCTTGGTTGCTGCAAATGATGTACTACTAGATTCTTCAGTAATGAAGTACAGTCCTTCAGACTGCCAGAGACCAGAACTGTTGAACAAAAACTTGGTTAAGGGGAATATACTTCTTTGTGGCTATTCCTTCAATTTTGTTGCTGGTACTGCATCTATAAAAAAGGTTTCAGAAGCAGCCAAGAGTCTTGGTGCAATTGGATTTGTTCTTGCTGTGGAAAATGTTTCTCCAGGAACAAAGTTTGATCCTGTCCCTGTTGGTATTCCTGAGATTCTCATCACCGAAGTCTCTAAATCAATG GCTCTTATAGATTATTACAACATTTCGACACCAAGAGATTGGACTGCACGAGTGAAGAGCTTCAATGCTACTGGAAGCATTGGTGACGGTTTGATGCCTATACTCCATAAATCAGCACCACAGGTGGCATTATTCTCTGCTCGAGGGCCCAACATAAAAGATTTCAGTTTCCAAGATGCTGATCTTCTTAAGCCAGATATCTTGGCTCCCGGTTCTCTTATTTGGGCTGCTTGGTCTCCAAATGGAACAGACGAGCCAAATTATGTTG GAGAAGGATTTGCCATGATATCTGGAACGAGTATGGCTGCACCCCATATAGCAGGGATAGCTGCGCTTGTGAAGCAGAAACATCCTCATTGGAGTCCTGCTGCCATCAGATCAGCCTTAATGACAACAGCAACACAGCAGGACAGAGCAGGAAGCCCTCTTCAAGCGCAACAGTACTCTGAAACAGAAGCCATGAAGCTGGTCGCAGCTACCCCCTTTGATTACGGAAGTGGTCATGTTAATCCAAGGGCTGCTCTGGACCCTGGACTAATCTTTGATGCAG GTTACGAAGATTACCTTGGGTTCTTATGCACGACACCTGGAATTGATTCCCATGCGATTAAGAACTATACAAACTCTCCTTGCAACTACACCATGAGCCATCCATCAAATTTCAACAACCCATCAATCACTGTATCCCATCTAGTGAAAACTCAAACAGTTACTCGCACGGTTACAAATGTTGCTGAGGAAGAAACCTATGTGATCACAGCAAGAATGCAACCATCTATTGCCATTGAAGCTACCCCTTCAGCAATGACACTAAAGCCCGGTGCATCACGGAAGTTCTCTGTTAGTCTCACTGTTCGATCAGTAACTGGAACATATAGTTTTGGAGAAATATTCATGAAAGGCAGCCGAGGGCATAAAGTAAGGATTCCTGTGGTAGCTAAGGGATACTGGCGATAA